In the genome of Dermacentor andersoni chromosome 3, qqDerAnde1_hic_scaffold, whole genome shotgun sequence, one region contains:
- the LOC129381139 gene encoding uncharacterized protein, which translates to MKAACRTGTTVHGVKGPSPLINLSGFSPAWSWCPDYMHCVLLGVARQLTELWLSDTGADYYCGMPSTVRVINERLGEIRMPVCVSRQPRPLQVRKYWKASEWQYWLLYYSVPCLTGVLEDKYMTHWSLLASGVFILLKDSISRADIDLSTQLLTEFVVGVEFLYGRSNMTYNVHQLLHLPKSVVLFGPLWAHSCFSFETNMGRLLKLITSANGVALQIASRLLLRSSLLALKARASNYALSLIKESAAKECLENITSLGKPETVHDDFSAHTELQGKQIVEFRRMKVGCTVIASERYSKHVRTNSTAIVFPGGTYARVKRIFCSREPSGEHFFIISEVYTVDSVMPSEHIKNAKKRGDECLLKIGAQIRPCIYFCFNNHEYFCDLVNSYEWF; encoded by the coding sequence ATGAAGGCGGCTTGTCGTACTGGCACTACTGTACATGGAGTCAAGGGCCCATCTCCACTTATTAACTTATCAGGTTTTAGCCCTGCTTGGtcatggtgcccagattacatgCATTGTGTTCTACTTGGTGTCGCAAGACAGTTGACAGAATTGTGGCTCTCTGATACAGGAGCAGATTATTACTGTGGCATGCCCTCTACTGTGAGGGTTATAAATGAACGGCTTGGTGAAATAAGAATGCCTGTATGTGTTAGCCGTCAGCCACGACCGCTGCAGGTTAGAAAATATTGGAAGGCCTCAGAATGGCAGTACTGGTTGCTTTATTACAGTGTACCTTGTCTCACTGGTGTGCTTGAGGACAAGTATATGACTCACTGGAGCCTTCTTGCATCAGGTGTATTCATCCTGCTAAAGGATTCTATTTCACGTGCAGATATAGACCTCAGCACACAACTACTTACAGAGTTTGTCGTTGGTGTTGAATTTTTGTACGGCCGGAGCAACATGACGTACAATGTGCACCAGCTTTTACATTTGCCAAAGTCGGTTGTTTTGTTTGGACCTCTGTGGGCACATTCTTGTTTCTCATTTGAAACAAATATGGGCAGGCTCTTGAAGCTAATAACATCTGCCAATGGAGTGGCCTTGCAGATTGCTAGCAGGCTTCTCTTGCGCAGCAGTCTGCTAGCCCTGAAAGCACGTGCAAGCAACTATGCACTTTCGCTGATCAAAGAAAGTGCTGCAAAAGAATGCTTGGAAAACATTACTTCTCTAGGCAAACCTGAGACAGTTCATGATGATTTTTCTGCCCATACAGAACTACAGGGAAAGCAAATAGTTGAATTTCGTAGGATGAAGGTTGGGTGCACTGTAATTGCATCAGAGCGGTACAGCAAACATGTCAGAACAAATAGCACTGCTATTGTTTTTCCAGGTGGCACATATGCCAGGGTAAAAAGAATATTCTGCTCCAGAGAACCATCTGGAGAACACTTCTTTATTATTTCTGAAGTATACACTGTTGACTCTGTCATGCCAAGTGAGCACATTAAGAACGCAAAAAAACGAGGTGATGAATGTCTGCTCAAAATTGGTGCACAGATACGACCATGCATATATTTTTGTTTTAATAACCACGAGTACTTTTGCGATTTAGTTAACTCTTATGAATGGTTTTGA
- the LOC126547991 gene encoding uncharacterized protein, whose amino-acid sequence MAPRKRRKVYLDPGSSSSMPKSTKWLLHHPLGAAPRTPKGHKSPMTSTRSPTSPANSLEDQICDESTYTDLTREKDSDEDCSDFSDGEHPTSDASFSQPVSADEDCLPGEHSACPSGDPKDIDADELCEPFIEGGTVTRGDAYMLLLDLAIKFGLSWAAIEEIQKLFNNLLEKKCFPESKYLFKNFCGIDMKDVTFNFYCADCKHLLAKTTGCLEQRQKLEVKCTVCNTKYVGRDLVRTGSFFVTLPIEKQLMAILSSKTANTALAANLSRPQSSNGLMTDILDGHQYRTAREKVGMATHDLTLTVNSDGSPVFKSSKYSIWPVQIILNELPPRLRWSNVMAPLLWYGHQHPNMPMLLQAFVHQLEQLNATGITWTLAGTQVRSKVFCICCCADAPARAAMQQMVQFNGYFGCSWCYHPGTNVQGKSYATLGSFAVVRSWTS is encoded by the exons ATGGCACCGCGAAAAAGGCGTAAAGTCTATCTCGACCCTGGATCAAGCAGCAGCATGCCGAAGTCTACAAAGTGGCTCCTTCACCATCCACTTGGCGCCGCTCCGCGAACACCAAAAGGTCACAAGTCGCCTATGACATCAACGAGATCGCCAACATCGCCAGCAAACTCTCTCGAGGACCAAATCTGTGATGAGTCTACATACACAGACTTAACCCGAGAGAAGGACAGTGATGAAGACTGCAGTGACTTTAGTGATGGTGAACACCCAACTTCCGATGCATCTTTCTCCCAACCGGTGTCCGCGGACGAAGACTGTTTGCCGGGCGAACATAGTGCGTGTCCGAGCGGTGATCCGAAAGATATAGATGCTGATGAACTCTGTGAACCATTCATTGAAGGTGGAACAGTCACCCGAGGAGATGCCTATATGCTGCTGTTGGACTTGGCAATTAAATTTGGCCTATCCTGGGCTGCAATTGAAGAGATTCAGAAGCTTTTCAACAACCTCTTGGAGAAGAAATGTTTTCCGGAAAGCAAATACCTCTTTAAGAATTTTTGTGGAATTGACATGAAGGATGTGACTTTCAATTTTTACTGCGCAGATTGCAAGCATCTGCTTGCTAAAACAACGGGATGCCTAGAGCAGCGTCAAAAACTTGAAGTCAAATGTACAGTCTGCAACACAAAATATGTAGGCCGTGATCTTGTGCGCACAGGCAGCTTTTTTGTAACTTTGCCAATTGAGAAGCAGCTGATGGCAATTCTTTCTAGCAAGACAGCCAACACTGCGCTAGCAGCAAACCTCAGCCGGCCACAGAGCAGTAATGGCTTAATGACTGACATCTTGGATGGCCATCAATACCGCACTGCACGTGAAAAGGTTGGGATGGCTACTCATGATTTAACATTGACTGTGAACAGTGATGGCAGTCCTGTGTTCAAGTCGTCAAAGTACAGCATATGGCCTGTGCAAATAATTTTAAATGAATTACCACCCCGGCTGCGTTGGAGCAATGTAATGGCACCACTCCTGTGGTATGGGCATCAGCATCCAAATATGCCAATGCTGCTGCAGGCATTTGTGCATCAACTGGAGCAGCTAAATGCAACTGGTATCACGTGGACACTTGCTGGCACACAAGTACGCTCCAAG GTTTTCTGCATATGTTGCTGTGCAGATGCACCTGCCAGAGCTGCAATGCAACAAATGGTCCAGTTCAACGGTTACTTTGGTTGTAGCTGGTGCTACCATCCAGGAACCAATGTACAAGGCAAGTCCTATGCCACTCTTGGCTCTTTTGCTGTGGTCAGAAGCTGGACCAGTTAA
- the LOC126548038 gene encoding BEN domain-containing protein 5-like isoform X2 — translation MFALVRFVEDKTDKRYVIPVTDVKNFHPENELDFDNTMPYDAYWRDEDNEENSGVYVVQILKLAATREEMARETKNKRVPIPPIRLSDVEDLPLSEGDVNAKKKNIRQQDKAKQANQAASRKQQYEAVLRQHMAHALKNVDVAKEAAAPLPTPRTSTKQSRGSQVKRKLYDETSDSTDDESLVSSKELITARKDAKYWKMQCRIEREHNASLKKHIEFLENNIRTQLNNFAQILDMQRSERCEGERRQNLEAPLVAPTTEQPQRVAAFIEDAPDLSVPDALDNTKGCQDGNFVATSDGRFHLSGGIYVMPEQAEKLFRNKKPSILVRDTAQVIWGNELLAKRSVSGRLAPTKSGSSEQPSKQLTPAKVEVVYDCLRHWGQIHNQDISAAERALPRTLSEKIQDVKRKLRLPQ, via the exons ATGTTTGCTCTTGTCCGATTTGTTGAAGACAAGACAGACAAACGATATGTTATACCGGTAACCGATGTCAAGAACTTCCATCCCGAAAATGAATTGGATTTTGACAATACGATGCCTTACGACGCATACTGGCGGGACGAAGACAACGAGGAGAACAGTGGCGTATACGTCGTACAGATTCTCAAGCTCGCAG CCACAAGGGAAGAGATGGcaagagaaacaaaaaacaagagaGTGCCCATTCCACCGATCAGGCTGTCAGATGTGGAGGACTTGCCCCTCTCTGAAGGGGATGTGAATGCTAAAAAGAAGAACATAAGACAG CAGGACAAGGCCAAGCAGGCAAATCAGGCTGCATCAAGAAAGCAGCAGTACGAGGCTGTTCTCCGACAGCACATGGCACATGCCCTAAAGAATGTTGATGTTGCTAAGGAGGCTGCTGCACCATTGCCCACacctcgcacctccaccaaacAGTCACGAGGGTCACAA gtcAAAAGGAAGCTGTATGATGAAACCAGCGATTCAACAGACGATGAATCGCTGGTTTCTTCAAAAGAGCTAATAACTGCACGAAAAGATGCAAAATACTGGAAAATGCAGTGCCGCATTGAGCGGGAGCACAATGCATCATTGAAAAAACACATAGAGTTTTTGGAAAATAACATTAGAACACAGCTGAACAACT TTGCCCAAATACTTGACATGCAGAGAAGCGAGAGATGTGAAG GTGAGAGACGACAAAATCTGGAAGCACCACTAGTGGCACCTACTACAGAGCAGCCTCAACGAGTGGCTGCTTTTATCGAAGACG CACCAGATTTGTCTGTGCCAGACGCCTTAGACAATACGAAAGGATGCCAGGACGGCAACTTTGTGGCCACATCTGATGGACGT TTCCACTTGTCTGGTGGAATTTATGTcatgcctgagcaagcggaaaaACTGTTCAGAAATAAAAAGCCAAGCATCCTTGTGAGAGACACGGCCCAAGTGATCTGGGGCAATGAACTATTGGCAAAAAGAAGTGTCAGCGGCAGACTCGCACCAACAAAAAGTGGCAGCAGCGAGCAGCCATCCAAGCAGCTGACGCCTGCAAAGGTGGAGGTTGTTTATG ATTGTCTGCGGCACTGGGGTCAGATACACAACCAGGACATCAGCGCTGCGGAGCGTGCTCTGCCAAGGACCCTCAGTGAAAAAATTCAAGATGTAAAAAGAAAACTTCGCCTTCCACAGTGA
- the LOC126548038 gene encoding BEN domain-containing protein 5-like isoform X1, which translates to MFALVRFVEDKTDKRYVIPVTDVKNFHPENELDFDNTMPYDAYWRDEDNEENSGVYVVQILKLAATREEMARETKNKRVPIPPIRLSDVEDLPLSEGDVNAKKKNIRQQDKAKQANQAASRKQQYEAVLRQHMAHALKNVDVAKEAAAPLPTPRTSTKQSRGSQVKRKLYDETSDSTDDESLVSSKELITARKDAKYWKMQCRIEREHNASLKKHIEFLENNIRTQLNNCKHYFIFIVIECIICCLTMTTFHVFLVAQILDMQRSERCEGERRQNLEAPLVAPTTEQPQRVAAFIEDAPDLSVPDALDNTKGCQDGNFVATSDGRFHLSGGIYVMPEQAEKLFRNKKPSILVRDTAQVIWGNELLAKRSVSGRLAPTKSGSSEQPSKQLTPAKVEVVYDCLRHWGQIHNQDISAAERALPRTLSEKIQDVKRKLRLPQ; encoded by the exons ATGTTTGCTCTTGTCCGATTTGTTGAAGACAAGACAGACAAACGATATGTTATACCGGTAACCGATGTCAAGAACTTCCATCCCGAAAATGAATTGGATTTTGACAATACGATGCCTTACGACGCATACTGGCGGGACGAAGACAACGAGGAGAACAGTGGCGTATACGTCGTACAGATTCTCAAGCTCGCAG CCACAAGGGAAGAGATGGcaagagaaacaaaaaacaagagaGTGCCCATTCCACCGATCAGGCTGTCAGATGTGGAGGACTTGCCCCTCTCTGAAGGGGATGTGAATGCTAAAAAGAAGAACATAAGACAG CAGGACAAGGCCAAGCAGGCAAATCAGGCTGCATCAAGAAAGCAGCAGTACGAGGCTGTTCTCCGACAGCACATGGCACATGCCCTAAAGAATGTTGATGTTGCTAAGGAGGCTGCTGCACCATTGCCCACacctcgcacctccaccaaacAGTCACGAGGGTCACAA gtcAAAAGGAAGCTGTATGATGAAACCAGCGATTCAACAGACGATGAATCGCTGGTTTCTTCAAAAGAGCTAATAACTGCACGAAAAGATGCAAAATACTGGAAAATGCAGTGCCGCATTGAGCGGGAGCACAATGCATCATTGAAAAAACACATAGAGTTTTTGGAAAATAACATTAGAACACAGCTGAACAACTGTAAGCATTACTTCATTTTTATTGTAATTGAGTGTATTATATGCTGTCTAACAATGACCACTTTTCATGTTTTCCTAGTTGCCCAAATACTTGACATGCAGAGAAGCGAGAGATGTGAAG GTGAGAGACGACAAAATCTGGAAGCACCACTAGTGGCACCTACTACAGAGCAGCCTCAACGAGTGGCTGCTTTTATCGAAGACG CACCAGATTTGTCTGTGCCAGACGCCTTAGACAATACGAAAGGATGCCAGGACGGCAACTTTGTGGCCACATCTGATGGACGT TTCCACTTGTCTGGTGGAATTTATGTcatgcctgagcaagcggaaaaACTGTTCAGAAATAAAAAGCCAAGCATCCTTGTGAGAGACACGGCCCAAGTGATCTGGGGCAATGAACTATTGGCAAAAAGAAGTGTCAGCGGCAGACTCGCACCAACAAAAAGTGGCAGCAGCGAGCAGCCATCCAAGCAGCTGACGCCTGCAAAGGTGGAGGTTGTTTATG ATTGTCTGCGGCACTGGGGTCAGATACACAACCAGGACATCAGCGCTGCGGAGCGTGCTCTGCCAAGGACCCTCAGTGAAAAAATTCAAGATGTAAAAAGAAAACTTCGCCTTCCACAGTGA
- the LOC126548038 gene encoding BEN domain-containing protein 5-like isoform X4, protein MFALVRFVEDKTDKRYVIPVTDVKNFHPENELDFDNTMPYDAYWRDEDNEENSGVYVVQILKLAATREEMARETKNKRVPIPPIRLSDVEDLPLSEGDVNAKKKNIRQVKRKLYDETSDSTDDESLVSSKELITARKDAKYWKMQCRIEREHNASLKKHIEFLENNIRTQLNNCKHYFIFIVIECIICCLTMTTFHVFLVAQILDMQRSERCEGERRQNLEAPLVAPTTEQPQRVAAFIEDAPDLSVPDALDNTKGCQDGNFVATSDGRFHLSGGIYVMPEQAEKLFRNKKPSILVRDTAQVIWGNELLAKRSVSGRLAPTKSGSSEQPSKQLTPAKVEVVYDCLRHWGQIHNQDISAAERALPRTLSEKIQDVKRKLRLPQ, encoded by the exons ATGTTTGCTCTTGTCCGATTTGTTGAAGACAAGACAGACAAACGATATGTTATACCGGTAACCGATGTCAAGAACTTCCATCCCGAAAATGAATTGGATTTTGACAATACGATGCCTTACGACGCATACTGGCGGGACGAAGACAACGAGGAGAACAGTGGCGTATACGTCGTACAGATTCTCAAGCTCGCAG CCACAAGGGAAGAGATGGcaagagaaacaaaaaacaagagaGTGCCCATTCCACCGATCAGGCTGTCAGATGTGGAGGACTTGCCCCTCTCTGAAGGGGATGTGAATGCTAAAAAGAAGAACATAAGACAG gtcAAAAGGAAGCTGTATGATGAAACCAGCGATTCAACAGACGATGAATCGCTGGTTTCTTCAAAAGAGCTAATAACTGCACGAAAAGATGCAAAATACTGGAAAATGCAGTGCCGCATTGAGCGGGAGCACAATGCATCATTGAAAAAACACATAGAGTTTTTGGAAAATAACATTAGAACACAGCTGAACAACTGTAAGCATTACTTCATTTTTATTGTAATTGAGTGTATTATATGCTGTCTAACAATGACCACTTTTCATGTTTTCCTAGTTGCCCAAATACTTGACATGCAGAGAAGCGAGAGATGTGAAG GTGAGAGACGACAAAATCTGGAAGCACCACTAGTGGCACCTACTACAGAGCAGCCTCAACGAGTGGCTGCTTTTATCGAAGACG CACCAGATTTGTCTGTGCCAGACGCCTTAGACAATACGAAAGGATGCCAGGACGGCAACTTTGTGGCCACATCTGATGGACGT TTCCACTTGTCTGGTGGAATTTATGTcatgcctgagcaagcggaaaaACTGTTCAGAAATAAAAAGCCAAGCATCCTTGTGAGAGACACGGCCCAAGTGATCTGGGGCAATGAACTATTGGCAAAAAGAAGTGTCAGCGGCAGACTCGCACCAACAAAAAGTGGCAGCAGCGAGCAGCCATCCAAGCAGCTGACGCCTGCAAAGGTGGAGGTTGTTTATG ATTGTCTGCGGCACTGGGGTCAGATACACAACCAGGACATCAGCGCTGCGGAGCGTGCTCTGCCAAGGACCCTCAGTGAAAAAATTCAAGATGTAAAAAGAAAACTTCGCCTTCCACAGTGA
- the LOC126548038 gene encoding uncharacterized protein isoform X3, which produces MDYRDTERKNKAWEAIRKQCGLATATREEMARETKNKRVPIPPIRLSDVEDLPLSEGDVNAKKKNIRQQDKAKQANQAASRKQQYEAVLRQHMAHALKNVDVAKEAAAPLPTPRTSTKQSRGSQVKRKLYDETSDSTDDESLVSSKELITARKDAKYWKMQCRIEREHNASLKKHIEFLENNIRTQLNNCKHYFIFIVIECIICCLTMTTFHVFLVAQILDMQRSERCEGERRQNLEAPLVAPTTEQPQRVAAFIEDAPDLSVPDALDNTKGCQDGNFVATSDGRFHLSGGIYVMPEQAEKLFRNKKPSILVRDTAQVIWGNELLAKRSVSGRLAPTKSGSSEQPSKQLTPAKVEVVYDCLRHWGQIHNQDISAAERALPRTLSEKIQDVKRKLRLPQ; this is translated from the exons atggactaccgcgacacagagcggaagaacaaggcgtgggaagctatacgaaagcagtgtggtctcgccacag CCACAAGGGAAGAGATGGcaagagaaacaaaaaacaagagaGTGCCCATTCCACCGATCAGGCTGTCAGATGTGGAGGACTTGCCCCTCTCTGAAGGGGATGTGAATGCTAAAAAGAAGAACATAAGACAG CAGGACAAGGCCAAGCAGGCAAATCAGGCTGCATCAAGAAAGCAGCAGTACGAGGCTGTTCTCCGACAGCACATGGCACATGCCCTAAAGAATGTTGATGTTGCTAAGGAGGCTGCTGCACCATTGCCCACacctcgcacctccaccaaacAGTCACGAGGGTCACAA gtcAAAAGGAAGCTGTATGATGAAACCAGCGATTCAACAGACGATGAATCGCTGGTTTCTTCAAAAGAGCTAATAACTGCACGAAAAGATGCAAAATACTGGAAAATGCAGTGCCGCATTGAGCGGGAGCACAATGCATCATTGAAAAAACACATAGAGTTTTTGGAAAATAACATTAGAACACAGCTGAACAACTGTAAGCATTACTTCATTTTTATTGTAATTGAGTGTATTATATGCTGTCTAACAATGACCACTTTTCATGTTTTCCTAGTTGCCCAAATACTTGACATGCAGAGAAGCGAGAGATGTGAAG GTGAGAGACGACAAAATCTGGAAGCACCACTAGTGGCACCTACTACAGAGCAGCCTCAACGAGTGGCTGCTTTTATCGAAGACG CACCAGATTTGTCTGTGCCAGACGCCTTAGACAATACGAAAGGATGCCAGGACGGCAACTTTGTGGCCACATCTGATGGACGT TTCCACTTGTCTGGTGGAATTTATGTcatgcctgagcaagcggaaaaACTGTTCAGAAATAAAAAGCCAAGCATCCTTGTGAGAGACACGGCCCAAGTGATCTGGGGCAATGAACTATTGGCAAAAAGAAGTGTCAGCGGCAGACTCGCACCAACAAAAAGTGGCAGCAGCGAGCAGCCATCCAAGCAGCTGACGCCTGCAAAGGTGGAGGTTGTTTATG ATTGTCTGCGGCACTGGGGTCAGATACACAACCAGGACATCAGCGCTGCGGAGCGTGCTCTGCCAAGGACCCTCAGTGAAAAAATTCAAGATGTAAAAAGAAAACTTCGCCTTCCACAGTGA
- the LOC126547981 gene encoding glutathione S-transferase C-terminal domain-containing protein homolog — MAIEHLVMLSGSSDDNLLRVPQNTLVALFAFAYCEVDGLRVVLVRGDAAANDGGCSRELLFALPRGVLSRLKCIEASDSPTPQELLDCDPPAVYLPDKTTATCIGGLAGVLRWALGQFGSRTRDPECKALLGFRGGCLAACSESSLWTRFCELDIQRVVPKLRTRCSGSGSEATLRLPEELLLLEAHMRQPVKTHNVRRKQQQVFRASRREGAGSDHVDGSPAKREPTDGKLPELEHRFVEGFDQTLADVVLFPVVHLIFTELAAVTSRDAISERLPFTFRWYETMYAQAQTRLALDALELKRVEQVERVECSRFIEESELPKDSLYSSHPARTKPRIRHKNPESIISSLREARITPDLKPNPGEGSLPLPWDEFPEKVHPLGGGLPQTRLLRKCQQIENLVVLALQQAFDGCTIVDFCSGGGHVGIVLAYLLPDCRVVMIENKEESMHRARERVRSLGLRNVILYQCNMDYYVGDFDLGVSLHACGVATDLVLQKCIERNAAFVSCPCCYGAMKATESITYPLSRAFRDMGISKEDYTLLCHYADRTERDTPTCQQGHYCMALVDQDRAMGAAESGYEVIVTQMVPHDCSPKGLVLVGKRTSKVC, encoded by the coding sequence ATGGCGATCGAGCACCTCGTAATGCTCAGCGGCAGTAGCGACGACAACCTGCTACGTGTACCGCAAAACACTCTCGTGGCACTGTTCGCGTTCGCCTACTGCGAGGTGGACGGTCTCCGCGTCGTTCTAGTGCGAGGTGACGCAGCCGCCAACGACGGTGGCTGCAGCCGTGAGCTACTCTTCGCTTTGCCTCGCGGCGTCCTTTCGAGGCTCAAATGCATCGAGGCGAGCGACTCGCCGACACCCCAAGAGCTACTCGACTGTGATCCCCCCGCCGTCTATCTGCCCGACAAGACCACCGCGACTTGCATCGGCGGACTCGCGGGTGTCCTCCGATGGGCGCTGGGTCAGTTCGGCAGTCGAACCCGGGACCCCGAGTGCAAGGCGCTGCTGGGCTTCCGCGGCGGCTGCCTCGCAGCCTGCTCGGAGTCTTCCCTCTGGACTCGCTTCTGCGAGCTCGACATACAGAGGGTCGTCCCGAAACTCCGAACGCGTTGCTCTGGCAGCGGGTCCGAAGCTACACTGCGGCTTCCCGAGGAGCTGCTCCTGCTCGAGGCGCACATGCGACAGCCGGTGAAGACGCACAACGTTCGGAGAAAGCAGCAGCAAGTGTTTCGAGCGTCGCGCCGTGAGGGAGCGGGTAGCGATCACGTCGACGGCTCGCCCGCAAAGCGCGAGCCGACCGACGGTAAACTGCCTGAACTGGAACACCGGTTCGTCGAGGGTTTCGACCAGACGCTAGCCGACGTGGTGCTCTTTCCCGTCGTTCACCTCATATTCACCGAGCTGGCCGCCGTTACGAGTCGAGACGCAATATCCGAAAGGCTGCCGTTCACTTTCAGGTGGTACGAAACGATGTATGCGCAGGCGCAAACTCGCCTCGCCTTGGACGCTCTTGAACTGAAACGCGTGGAACAGGTCGAGCGAGTTGAGTGCAGCAGGTTCATCGAAGAGTCGGAGCTCCCGAAGGACAGCCTCTACTCGTCTCACCCGGCCCGCACGAAGCCTCGGATTCGGCACAAGAACCCAGAATCGATCATCAGCTCGCTCAGGGAGGCCCGCATAACGCCGGACTTGAAGCCCAACCCTGGGGAAGGCTCCCTGCCTCTGCCCTGGGACGAGTTTCCAGAGAAAGTACACCCTCTCGGAGGAGGCCTTCCACAAACCAGGCTCCTACGCAAGTGTCAGCAGATCGAGAACCTTGTTGTCCTGGCTCTCCAACAAGCCTTCGATGGCTGCACGATCGTTGACTTCTGTTCCGGAGGAGGTCACGTGGGCATCGTCCTGGCCTACTTGCTCCCTGACTGCCGGGTAGTGATGATCGAGAACAAAGAAGAGTCGATGCACCGTGCACGGGAGAGGGTCAGATCCCTGGGTTTACGAAATGTCATCTTGTATCAGTGTAACATGGACTACTACGTCGGTGATTTCGACTTGGGCGTCTCCTTGCACGCATGCGGTGTTGCTACTGACTTGGTTTTGCAGAAGTGCATTGAACGCAATGCGGCTTTTGTGTCATGTCCCTGTTGCTACGGTGCCATGAAGGCAACGGAGAGCATCACCTACCCTCTCAGTCGTGCCTTCAGAGACATGGGCATCTCCAAAGAGGACTACACACTGTTGTGCCACTATGCCGATCGGACTGAGCGCGACACGCCAACGTGCCAGCAAGGCCATTATTGCATGGCTCTGGTGGACCAAGACCGGGCAATGGGAGCGGCCGAAAGCGGCTATGAAGTTATTGTGACGCAGATGGTACCGCACGATTGCTCGCCCAAGGGACTCGTATTGGTCGGCAAACGGACATCTAAAGTGTGTTGA